One genomic segment of Stigmatopora argus isolate UIUO_Sarg chromosome 1, RoL_Sarg_1.0, whole genome shotgun sequence includes these proteins:
- the taf13 gene encoding transcription initiation factor TFIID subunit 13 has product MADEEDETGFEEELDESCSGVDVCHGRRKRLFSKELRCMMYGFGDDQNPYTESVDILEDLVIEFVTEMTHKAMSIGRQGRVQVEDIVFLIRKDPRKFARVKDLLTMNEELKRARKAFDEANYGS; this is encoded by the coding sequence TTGGACGAGAGCTGCAGCGGAGTGGACGTGTGCCACGGCCGGAGAAAAAGGCTCTTCTCCAAGGAGCTGCGCTGTATGATGTACGGATTCGGCGACGACCAAAACCCGTACACCGAATCGGTGGATATACTGGAAGACCTGGTGATTGAGTTCGTCACAGAAATGACCCACAAAGCCATGTCCATCGGGCGCCAAGGTCGGGTTCAGGTGGAGGATATCGTCTTCCTCATCCGGAAGGATCCCAGGAAGTTCGCCAGGGTCAAAGACCTGCTGACCATGAACGAAGAGCTCAAGAGGGCCCGCAAAGCTTTCGACGAAGCCAACTACGGCTCGTAA